The DNA window CTGGCCCTGTTTCATAACATGTAGCAGAAATACGCAGATATGCAAATACAGAAGTTACACAACGAAAGCAAAACCGAATTAAAGCTGTTTACAGTCAAAAAATGAGAACCAGATCTGCAGCCTTTTTATTGCTACACCACTGAAATGAGTgtgtgcacagccaggctgctgaggtGCTCATAGGGCTGAATGGTACAGCTGTTTCTCTGCATCTTCCCACTGCTCTTTTTGCCTCCTCAGTTATAGCTAAAATGGAGGCAACCAGTCTTAGGTATAATGAAAGACAAATGTTTAAGTAGTCCTGTAAAACTTTATGACAGCTATTAATTGACCAAGTAATTAAGAACAGCAATCAGCACTTATTGCAAGTGATGCACTGGGGAGCAGAAGGCTGGCAACACTTTGTGACAACCAGTGGGACAGAGATTCTTGGCTATTGAACCCTGTGACCCAAGTGCTGTGGCTGAGTATTTGAAAATACTACAAGAAGTACAGGTTGGTACACAGATCCAGGAGCTCCCTGACACACATGGTGAGCTTGCCAGCACTGTCTCCAGCAGAGGATTCCTTGCCAGTCCTGTACACTGAAGTTGTGCTTACACAAAGCTGTGGGCAAGACACAAGAGCTCAGACAGGCAGGTTAGGTCAGTGTCTGCCATGAAAAGATAGGcaagataaattaattttttcttggcTTATCTGAGCAAAGCCCTACCATGCCAAGGTGCAGTGTTCTGTGGCACAGCAATTTTCGCTGCCACAAAAGGTGTGGCTTGACCACAGCCAGCAAAACAGGaagtaaatatataaaacagtTTGACAGGCATCAGAGAAAGAACATTATCAAACAAATCATCTATCTAATGTTATTGGGTCATatgcatggaaaataaaataaaaaatttcttgCAGGATATCTAAGCAACAAAACTATTTTCACTGAGCTATGAGACTCAAGCTACGAGCTACCTTCAATCCAGACTGGCTAATTAAGAAACCTATTCCTGTACAATTCCCTTCATTATACATCACATAGATTATTTCTAGCTCTTCAAGAAATATGCACAAgtgttttctgaaattaattagTTTGACACTTTTTACACTTCGTTGTTTGGCTGATTGTTCAGggtgaaaagggaaagaaatcttTGGCAACCTCTTGTGGTTGTGGGGCATTTCTTCATACCTACTTCCATGGAGGATCAGTAGTGGGGActacaaacacagcaaaacagaaatatcaGTGGGACAGCCAGATCTTCAGATGGGAGTTTATATTAGCAATTCAGgaaaagaagagacagaaaCATAGAAATATATTTAGGAACATATTAAACACAGATACACTTCTGAAATCTGAACACAAGAGTGTATTGGGAGTTTGCAAATCAGCTTTGTCTTTATAGCAAGactgaaaacttcagctcctaAGCCTGAGAGTAGAGATATTGAAAATTACAGCCATCTTTGTTGTAATGTGAAAATGTAGGTTAAATAACATCTTTCTTCAAATATATTCTTCTCTTTATAATTTTTCCTAATtgtcttcatttttcctttggcaGCCATAAAACATTTTAACCAACCACAAATAACTATACAGATGGGAAAGGGAGAACGCAAACAGACTATTGTTACTCCTTGTTTTGCTTATTCATATTTGGAacatgtttatttgtttataaaatTGCTGTACATTAATAGAAGCACTAGAAATATTTCCAAGCTATTGGTTACAGATAATTTGAAGATGATTTAAAGTTcattaattttctaaaaatgaaTCATGTAAAAATGAGGCCTTCCTGTCCTCAGATCTACTCATCTCCCTGTCTGGGTCTAATTTTCTCAGCTCTTTTAGAGATTCAGCCCAAGCTGAGCAGAAATGCTGTGATTTATCTCAACAGTGCCAGAAATCCAGGGCAGTTCTGAAGTTCTTGGGGGTGCTTATCCCTTGCTACCTGCCAGTGCTGACAGCCCAGTTCAAGGGAGAGGTTTCTGTTGTCCCTCCCATCCcaggcccagccccactcccaaggTGCCCAGGGATGCCCGTCAGGGTGTGCACAGAGATGTGCTTTGGTGCAGCCCCGtgcagcagtgtccctgccatgccatgccatgccatgccatccaGGGaggccagggagcagagcagggcccagcacacaCCCCCTGAGGgccccacagcacaggaaagcaGCTGCCCTTCACCTGCTCCTACAGCTAACAAGAGGATGGCCTAGCATATCTGGAAACTCACAGGGCTGCTTTTCAGAGTGAAAATACAgttcagagagagagagatttccTACACTTCCCATGTAAcaagggctgtgctggttgGAAGGAATGTTTGTTAGAGGTCTCTGGGAGCAGAAGTGCAGCTTTCATAGTGGATTATCAAATGCCTGAAGGCTTTGTAGATCTGTTCATTCTGGGTACAGATGAACCCACCACTTCTCCAAGCTTGCTCAGCAGCACGGTTCAAGTCCCCAATGCATGTCCACTGATCTTTGTATTTCCTTGAAACAGCCCATTTGGAATGATCATTAATGGAATGGAAGGTGGAGTTCAAAGGCATCCCTATTATGTTTATGTTGTAGACGTGGTAGTCGAGAGAGCAATTTGAGTAAAGCTTTTCGCCAGAACGCTGCCAGGATTCAGCCAACAAATCAGTCTTCAGTTCCTGAGCCATCCAGGCCACGTAGATATCTGTGGAATAACACAGGGTGTGGGCAATCAGTGTTTCATGTTCCTTCATTTAAGGACAGACTGAAAAGCATAATCTAAATTGTGCTAGTTTCATTGTAAAGCATGAAGTCGGACAGAGAGAATTTTGTCCACTCCCCTTATTTTGACCTTTTCAGAAGTTCATTTCTACATTTTCTCCTTCTAGAAAACCTGTTACAAACAAACAGCACGAAAAAAgggaacagacagaaaaattgCAAGTCCTCTTCATAACAAAATCTTCCAGATGATTCAATGATTCAATCCCcctatttcttcttctttattaCTGTTGAATAATGGAACataattttcctgaaaatctgATTGTTCAATACTTTAGGATGGACCAGACAGCTTTTTGCTTTGTGAGGTTATGAGAACGTTAGGATAGGACAGCAAACCTTGCCCTCTCACATTTATTGCTGAAGCTGaacttcctttttctccctcagagagaatatgaattttaaaagaatttattaattcatattttaaGAATTAATTAAGAATGTATTATATAGAGAGCAAAAGGTTCTCTTACCATCTATGAACAAGTGTGACTTTGCAAAGTGGAGAAAGGTTTCCCCCTGAGCTGACTGGAGCTTGGAGAGGCGGTGCAAGGGGGGCGAGGGCAGCCTGGACTTGGCACAGAGTTTCTGGAGATTTGGGAGATCAGCTTGGAAGATGTCAGGGATGGAACAGCTGTAGATTCCTGGATTATAACTCAACATCTGTTGGTCtgagaaaaacccacaaaaatgaACACATGCAGAATTAAAATGGGTTAAAGAAAAGCAATCAAGAGAGGAAAGTTCTGTCTTGGACAGAAAACCTAAATCCTTCTTAATCTTTCACAGCCCATCTCCTGGATGAGTTAAGTGTCAAAGTATCTTATTGTAGCAACTAAGAATTTGTGTATTGCTTTGTATTCTGACTGGCCCTGCAGCACAAAGACTGTCTGGGAGAGTACACTCAGGCTTTCCACTTACAGCCCTTTATTGCTAGCAGAGCTGTTAACTGGTGGTTTTGATCACTGCCACTCCCACTCATGCCCATCTTGGAGCCTCTCTGCAGTCAGGAGCCCTCAGACATCATGGGCAAATCCAAACCTGGCTGTATTTACAGGACTAGTCTCCAGCCAGTTACAGCTGCCAAGCCTAATGCAAACAGAGGAGCTGCCAAAGGCTTGAGTTTGGTTTTAGGGAGAACAGAACTTGACTTTCAGCATCTGGATTGAATCTGTAGGAGAAATCTCTTTTTCTGTAGAAGTCCTTGCCATGGATAGCATAAACAGCTAGGGAACAAATGGGCTCATTAGGTGAGTTCATGGAATACCAGTCCATCAGAAACATTCCAAGTCTTCTGGCTCAGGAAATCCCTGAACCACAGATTAGCAGAAGCTGGGAGGATGAGCATTAGCATATGCATCTCATTTTTTGTCCTCTTCTGCTAAACACATGCATAGATGTGTTTCCACAAACAGGAACCTGGGTTAGAGAGCTCTGAGGTGTGGCCAGGCTGGCAATTTGCACAGCATGTGCCGTTCATTAACTTGATTTGAGGTATGTAAGTgagagaagaggggaaaaatagtGTGAAAAGAGTTGAGAAACATGCCAACATGACTTCTTGTGCTGTCTTTCAACAGTCCCTTTTCAGGATTCCAGTACCAGTTATCACTGCCAGACTGTTCTCAATCTTGCAGCtgtattttgttggtttttttttttgggggggttttataTATTTAGCATTGGCAATTTTTGTGACAAAGAAATACCTGGGAAAATTCTAGGTGGTATTTATTCCATACTTCATATTTCTGATGAGTCAAGGCTACTCCAGCTCAAGCAGTGGTTGCCTTACATTTTTAGAAGTGCAGATGACTGATGCTGACTGAGCTATTACTGTTAAAAGTGATTAATCATCCTACTTTGTATTTCCAAAGCATTTGTTTGCATGGGCTGAGTTTACTCTTGATATGCACTTGTGACTATTATTATCCTGATAGTCCCCACAGGGAgatgaaaacagagcagaagagTGAATTTCCCACATTCACACAGGAAATCACTGGATAAACACAACTGAAGCCAAGAATGCTTTTTCCAGGCTCCACTTGGTTTCCCAATgtcacaaaaaaacctcaagaacAAGGAAGTTTTGAGGGGAAACCTCAAGGAAAGCATTCAGAGAGGTGTGGTGGGACTTTCTTAGGGAAGCTTTTCATACCTATTTCTGTGAACTGATCATATTTGAAGGTTATACAGATGGCTGTCTGTCCAAAGGACTCCCCAGTAGATGGATATCCATAACCAtcctcagggctgggagggaacagGGGCACACTGTGAATCACCCAGAAGCCTTGTGATTTATCCAAGAGCAGAAATCCTGTCAAAATAAAAGTTACTGCAAATgaataaaggaggaaaaacccctGAGATGATAGAGTTGTGCCCTgctttggttttgctgctgcagatcCCACATTTCAATGTGTTAATGTCTACAGTAAGCTGTTCTAGAGTAGATTATTAGGCCATAGGAGACACTAATATTGAATTAAAATTGCATCAATTCTTTCCTGCATAACTCAAACTGTCatcatattttatttgaataaaatcCTTTCACACCCCCATCCTCTGCTCAAATTTTGCCTTCAAGAGTTCTGACAATAGAAGGTCACAGGTTGTGACCCTCTCTCCATCGCTCATCTTTCTTCACTTCAAATGTTCACTGGACAAAGGGAAACATGTTCTGTCAACACTGTGGTTCTTTCCCAGACCAAAATGTCTCCCATGGGGAAGCAGGAGAGAGACAGGCTATGCTCCTCCCCTCCAGGGGGAATCAtgctcctgagctgtgcccattGCTGCAGCCTGGAAATACAGCCCTGCAAAATGTGCTCATTTCCACCTCAGGCTGGGCAAACCCCACCTGCTTCCTCAGGGGAACATTTAAACTCCACTCAAGTTTGTACTCATTTAAAGTCTCGATTTTCTGTAACTACATCCTACAGTGCTTCCATGATCTTGGCAGCAGTTTCTGGTCCCAGAAAGTGTGCAGAGGTTTCTGTTGAGGGAATGGTTCCCTTCACAACTTTTACTGCTTTGCCATCAGGCACAGGATGGTGCTCAAAGGATTTGTATTGGTTTCAACTCCTGAAACAAAAAGTCCATAAGCCCCAGGATCCTTCACACAGCACAGGcatagcaaaaccaaaacaagctgCAGCGTAGGTAACGATACAAAAACCACACACCATGCAAATCACTCTTCAGTTTTGCTTTAGGGAGGAATTTTAGATATGCAGATAGGCAAACAGACAGACAAGCAGATGTTATCTGCAACtgtagaaagaagaaaatagtaGTTTGGGACTCTCCCTGTACCTTTGGTGTGTCCACATTTTGATCCTTTGGAGTCTGATTCAGGGATCTCATCGTTGTATATTGCATATGCAGTGGTGTTCCTCTGCAGGGAAACACACATTTCTGAAACATGACATTCAGTAAGAGAAAGGCACTTAAGcaaacatctgctgggaacagAAGAAAGAATTCAGGATTCCTCTGTGTGAACATCATGAGCCTAATCCTGCTCCCAGTTCAGCTGACACAGTCTCCACAGAGCTTACAGTACAATAAACCTGAAGACTCAGCATTAGGCCTCAGCTGACATGAAGTGGAAGCTCTCTCAATCGCTGCAGTTGCCCTTTCCCAAGGGTTGAAAATGCTTGCTAAGCCAGTTTATGTGGGTTTAGTGGCCCCTTGCTTGCAAAGAACTTCCACTGTCTGTTTTTTGGGCCTCTCTTTGATTTAGCAATCAGATCtggtaaaaaatatttgctgaataAAAATAGACATGACAACTGTTGTTATTAAGGGCAAGCAATTAAAGcttttttgcaaaaaatttGCATACAGCCACACCTTATTTCCCCTGAATAGAGAACTTCAAAGGAGTTGGGACATGCCTCCCCTCCCAATGTACTTTGTAAACAGTTTATTACAGCTGCAGTAAGACCTGGGATTTGACAGTTTTCTGGACTGCCAATATTTGAGTGACTTTTGGGAGTCTCTTCTACATACAAATTAATTGCACCCTACCACAAACCCACAGGAGAAATGTGAGGACACACCCAGACTCCCAACAATACCAcaagatggggaaaaaataattataggGAAATCTTATGATATTTTACAGTCACTTCACACAAATGTACGTGAGGTGTCTGAGGGTGGGAGCAAAAAAAAGGTCACAGTCATTTCAGGAGGACAATGAAAACCCAGACTTGATTTGAGTCAGAGTATGAAACACATGCACATAGCAGGGCTTAGGACAAGTGTCTGTAACAATTACCACTGACCTTGGTCAGATATTGCTTCAGATATTGCTCAACATGAATTGTCAATTCATGTTGgcatgaaaagaagccaaagGGAGAATGCATGAACACTCTTTTTTTGATGGACAATAACTATATTAAAAGCTTTATGAGAAATTAGAAGTTTGAGGATTATCCCTAATTGTAGCCAAAACTGCAAATAATCTGTCCAGCTGTCAAGGTGCTCCTCCCCTATGTGTTTTAGCAGATCCATTGGTCAGGCCTGGCCTTATATGCTTATTTTGGCTGCTTTCATGTCATCTGCACAAAATATCGAGTAACCACactaacaaaaacaaaatgtcACTTGCCTTGGATTCGTATGTCTCatagagctgctgcagtgtttgtCCCAGAGCACCCTGGCTCATGTTGATGAGGTGTTTACCAAGCTGCCACTGTGGAGTCAGAGCATCCATGTACAGGTATTCCAGGCCCAGCAGGGGAATCTGTCCTTTGGCATGCTTTGGCAGCTTGTAAAGAGCAAACCTGCAACAGTGAAGAGCAATTGGTTTTTCACCACCACCCTGTTGGAATGTGTAAATGAGCACCTCCTTCCCTGAGGAAAAGGAGGGTGAATCCAGGGatgcctgggctggagggggagcagaggggggAGCTCAGCCTCAAAGCAATGACCCAGGGACCAGCTGCAGTTTGGCAGCACAGTCCCTGCTGCAGACAAATTTGTGCTGCTTCTTAGCAAGCAAGAGAGGCAGACTCAGCACCAAACTCCTGTTGCTGTGGCCAGACTGCTGAACAATCTGAGGTAGCCTTGGCTGAGTCCATGAAATCCCTATTGCTCCTGGTTCTGGCAAAGGTCCCAAACCCAGTCTAACATTCTCCCATGTCAAACAATTTCTATATTATGTAAATATGGCTTTATATTAAATAGATAAAAGGTATTGGAATAAAAAGTGCATTATATAATGTTTATATGTATCACAATCACAAAATAGGTACAAAGCAAAGTGATAAAGTGTAGTTCCAATCATACTTCTCATAATAGACTTGCACTCCGATGAACTGTTGCAGACTGGAAATTTTCAAACCATTAGCCAGGAATACAAATCTCTTCAAAATTGTAAAGTACTCAATATTGTCAGTAAACAGAGTAAATGGCTCAGTTCATACTAAGGTTCCTGATAAAGTAAACAAGTTTTCCCAGTGCACAAGTCCATGGGATTAATCACAATGTAATTAACTCAGCTACTTTCTCTGAGGGCTGTAATTGAGTAATTTGCTATTAATGTCAACAGTAAGGACTGAGTGGCATTATTTTCAATGTGTTTAACAAAAATGCAGCCTGTACTTAACCCCTCAAGTATATGAGGAGGAGAAAACCTTGCCCAGTTGATTTAGAGGCTCAAGTTGGTCACAAAAGACATCTCCAAATACAGGTAAGAAGTGGcaggaaaacattttgctaGAGAAGAACATTTAATCCACACgtagaagaaaaacacacaccAGTGGTGGTCCTGGTAATCTACCTGCATTGCCACTGACTGAATGATCTCCTCAAAGTATCTCAGGAGAAATAACTTCTGATGACAGATCACAGAGAAGAAAGTGATTTATATAACTAGGCTGGGGAGAGTGGTCTGTGCCTCCACATGCACCAGAAGTCACAACAATCcctttatttgaaataaagatTTGAAATGAAGACTCGGAAAGGAGGGGAATAGCAGTAGTTACAGTAGTAAGAGCTGATCCAGGTATTAGTAGATGAAGCCTTTCCAAACTACTCTGACACCTCCTGAAAGGTTTATGCTCTGGAAGTGTTTACAGCCTTGCATCTGACAAACCCACCTTGGCAGACATACTTATGAAATGCTAGTCATTGAGCTATCAGGAAATTGCCTGCCAATTCCCAGTGGATACATGTTTTGGCTCTTCCCAGAAAGCCAGCTCAGTGTATTACCAATTAAAGTTGTATAAAATTTTTAGTGTTATTCGTGCACAGGAAATTTCTCAAGAACTTAGGCATTGGTGGGAGCAGAGTAAAAGTTATTTTCCTGAGAACCAAGAAAGAGCAAATCCGCTTAGACCGGATTAGCATTGTCACATTGTTTTCTTGGGACTGAACGCAACTTACAAACAAGAATCACATCTTTacttcttcccttcctccccaccccacCAAAGAAGCCCAAACAAACAATGTGCATGGCGGCTTCAGTCCTTGACTCAGCATTTCTCAGAAAGTATAGTTCTGGCTTTTATCTGCAGGGAAGGCTTCCCACAGAAAGCAGTGAGTTTAGATGAATAAAGGGAAgtctctgccctgctcacacagcCGGTCCTGCGAGGATTGTGGGATGAGATCCCGAGTGCAGGGAAAACACAGGAGCGATTTCTGCCCGCCCAGTGCTGCGTGCggggaggagctgccagcccagctggggagcACAGATGGGATCCGGTCAGATACAGCAAGTGATCCCTGTGGTGCAGCGGCAAATGAAAGGGTGTGTGAGCACTGAGGAGTTGTGGAATACTGCAGGATGAAACCACTGCATAGCAGGAACTCACACAAACCTGCTGCTAACTGAAAATAACGCAGTGTTGTTTGTTTAAAAGGACATTGACATATTTTGTTTGAGAGGAGgcttttctcagcagtttcagTTCTGCTTCTCCTGTCAGCTTCATAGCAACCAAATCCAGAATCCAAAGGCTGACTCTTTTTAGTAAAGCAGAATTACCCCAGCTGACAGGCAAGTTTCTCTTCTTTTGATCAGGGCATATTGAAAAGGTAACCCCCCTGTCCTAGCTGCTAAATTTGTGAAAGGGAACATGGATTTGCCTCTGCAGACCCCCAGGTTCCCTCCTGGAACAGGCCCCACGACACTGGCATTGACATTGAGGCACAGGTGAATTACTCCTAGCCCCTTTAAAGAATTTCTCAGaaaattttaatacaaaaattgTCTTCATCTAAGAAATTGACTGTTTGTGTATATATTGGTctgtagtttttgtttgtttgtttgggtttttgtgttcatttgtttttcattaaaaacttcATTCTACAAGGAATAAATCCAGTTTAGGGAGAAATCAAATATCTCATACCTTTTAGTTCCTGGGTAGCTGCACCAACTAAGAGTCTGATTCctgaaaaaattacattatccAGAAGTGCCTTGGCAAAGGTGACAAGTCACAGGGATGGATTAGACCCTCATACATTTGATGCTATGCCAACAGAGAGcaaagccagccctgtgctcctgcctgtggTGCAGGACCGCCTGCCTTCCCTGCAGTTAGCTCTGTGTGCAAGGAAAGGGATGGGCCTACTTCTTTAGCACTGGTATCCAAACTAATTGTTGTtcacaagaaaaacatttttcttttgatatttaTCTTCAGGAAGCTCTTTTTAAAGAGCCCTCATTTCGCTTTTAAAATCTGAGGTGGATATTATGCAATTTTACTTTGCATCTTTTCATCTTGAAAAGCTCATTAATCCAATTAATCACGTAACGCCCGAAGTTGGGCTCgcagctggcactgggaaggCACCGGCGGTGCCGTG is part of the Zonotrichia leucophrys gambelii isolate GWCS_2022_RI chromosome 8, RI_Zleu_2.0, whole genome shotgun sequence genome and encodes:
- the DNASE2B gene encoding deoxyribonuclease-2-beta produces the protein MLPVLFSPFRHCSASQKRIPSGTHMNEWMWGTPSCNLEQTSWLTVPSHLTSLQRVLQIATSHSGLALRSRESKMPAGSAWCQPALLLLLSCVPLWAAGISCRNEDGETVDWFALYKLPKHAKGQIPLLGLEYLYMDALTPQWQLGKHLINMSQGALGQTLQQLYETYESKRNTTAYAIYNDEIPESDSKGSKCGHTKGFLLLDKSQGFWVIHSVPLFPPSPEDGYGYPSTGESFGQTAICITFKYDQFTEIDQQMLSYNPGIYSCSIPDIFQADLPNLQKLCAKSRLPSPPLHRLSKLQSAQGETFLHFAKSHLFIDDIYVAWMAQELKTDLLAESWQRSGEKLYSNCSLDYHVYNINIIGMPLNSTFHSINDHSKWAVSRKYKDQWTCIGDLNRAAEQAWRSGGFICTQNEQIYKAFRHLIIHYESCTSAPRDL